The Dehalogenimonas sp. THU2 genome includes a region encoding these proteins:
- a CDS encoding NADH:ubiquinone oxidoreductase, with product MKPKVAFFDFTSCEGCQLDALNLDVGEVLGLLGAVDIVNFREVKTDRSDDYDIAFIEGSITKESEIPRIQAIRAQAKVLVALGACACTGGVNCMKNAYPMEDLLKGVYGECAEYYNTIPARPVSAVVPVDAYIRGCPPTTAEFVNVVKSLLLGKRPDLPNYPVCTECRIAGNVCVFQRGGTCIGPVTRGGCEALCVSSGRFCWGCRGLVDDPNTNSEKDILARYGLTIDQILERFKIYNSYSEVSKCQS from the coding sequence ATGAAACCTAAAGTGGCATTTTTCGACTTCACCAGCTGCGAAGGTTGCCAGCTGGACGCGCTGAACCTGGATGTCGGCGAGGTATTGGGACTTTTAGGCGCCGTGGACATCGTCAACTTCCGTGAGGTCAAGACCGACCGCTCCGACGATTACGACATCGCCTTCATCGAGGGCTCCATCACCAAGGAATCTGAAATCCCGCGCATTCAGGCTATCCGCGCCCAGGCTAAAGTGCTGGTCGCCCTGGGTGCCTGCGCCTGCACCGGCGGCGTCAACTGCATGAAGAATGCCTACCCCATGGAAGACCTCCTCAAGGGGGTTTACGGGGAATGCGCCGAATACTACAACACCATCCCGGCCCGCCCGGTGAGTGCCGTGGTGCCGGTGGACGCCTACATCCGCGGCTGCCCGCCGACCACCGCCGAGTTCGTCAACGTGGTGAAATCATTGCTCCTCGGCAAACGCCCCGACCTGCCCAACTACCCGGTGTGCACCGAATGCCGTATCGCCGGCAACGTCTGCGTCTTTCAGCGCGGCGGCACCTGCATCGGACCGGTCACCCGCGGCGGCTGCGAGGCGCTGTGCGTCAGTTCCGGGCGGTTCTGTTGGGGCTGTCGCGGCCTGGTCGATGATCCCAACACCAATTCCGAGAAAGACATCCTGGCCCGCTACGGCCTCACCATCGACCAGATACTGGAACGGTTCAAGATTTACAACTCCTATTCGGAGGTTTCCAAATGTCAGAGCTAA